In Deltaproteobacteria bacterium, the genomic window CTAAATTCATTAATAACGCTATGTGAAAAACCGATCTCTTTTTCGAGGAATTTTACCCTGATATTTTTAACGCCCTCCCCTTTAAGACGGCCCGAAATAGCGGAAATCTCCTCACCGTAGCTCTGCTTTTTATGGTCAAACCAGCTTTCCCGTTTCTTTCTGTTGGCCTCATCCAGGGCATGTTCATCGGCCTCCTTGTCTGCGCCGCCATGTTCACACCACTGCATGGGAGGATGATCAATTACCTTGAGGATACTGACGTCATCAAGGGGCTCGCTCTTATTCATTTCGGCAATTTTATCAATACCGGCGTCGGGATACCCCTTCTCCTCACAAACCAGAATGACTCTCTTACCCATTGTGTTACCTCCTCTTTTTTTTGCTAAAGTCCCAAAAAATGAATGGCCAGACCGGAAAGGCAAATAGAAGCGCCGGCCATGGAATGGCTGTATTTTTCAAAACGGCCGAGATTGAGAAACTTAATGCCGAAAGACGACACAAGAACAAAGGCACACATGGTAACAATGGTAACGGCGCCAAAAACAAATGTCACCCAGACAACACCGAGATAGCTGCTTTTTGCGGCAGGATAAATGAGCAGAGGAATAAGGGGCTCGCAGGGACCGAGGATGAAGACTGTAAAAAGCACCCAGGGCGTAAGGTTACTTTTTTCCTGAGTATGGGCATGAACATGGTCCTTATGGTGATGATGATAGTGGCTGTGGTGAATACCGTTTTCATGGCTGTGAAAATGGTTGTGAGGTACTTTCCTGACCGCTTTTCTAAGGCCCCATACAAAATAGATGAGGCCGAAGGTAATGAGCAGCCATGCGGCAACAATCCCGCGAAAAGATTCTATTTCAATCAGCCCGTCGACTGCCAGACCAAGGCTAATACCTATAAGGCCAAGAATAACCGAACCGGCCACATGCCCGGCGCCGCAAAGAAAGGTTATCATTGCAGTTTTTACAATGGACCATCTCCTGGCCTTCGCCATAACGACAAAAGGAAGATAGTGATCGGGGCCAAGCAGGGTATGCAAAAAAGCAATGGATGCTGCCGTGAAGGAAAGGATAATTATTTCATCTGGCATAGGGTTTATTCACTCCCGGAGGTTATACATGAATAGTATCCCCTTAATTTATCATTGTCAAGGCAAGCTCAATGCCTCTGCCTTTGAAGATTATACCATTTTCATGTAGAATAAATCTGGTAAGCAGCCGGAATAGAGAAAAGGGAAATAATGGCCCGCAAATTCAATCCTTCCAACAAAGATGCAGTGGAGAGTGAAGAGAGGAAAAGCTTTTATGATCTCCATGCTCTGCTGAAATGGTTTGCCATCGGCAAGGGGATGACTGTTGCCGATATGGGTTGTGGAACAGGTTACTGCACGGTTCCGCTGGCGGCCCTCGTTGGTGAAGAGGGGGCCGTCTTCGCCTGTGACCTCTCGGAAGAAGTGCTTGACGTGCTGAGAAATAAAATTGACCGTTGGAATATTGAAAATATTATTCCCCTTCGCTCTGAAGAAAACCACTTTCCTCTTAATAATAATTCGCTCGATTTCATCCTTCTTTCCCTCATCTTTCATGAACTCCAGTCGCCTGCCGATTTTCTTTCGGAGGTTAAGCGTGTTCTCAAAAAAGAAGGCAGGATCGGCATTGTCGACTGGGACAGATCGGACAATCCCCATAAGAAAGATCCAGGCCCCCCCCAGCAAGAAAGGATTTCCCTCGAAAATGTAAAAAAGATTCTTCTTGAAAATGATCTCGGCATAGCCAGGGAAAAAAAATTAGGCAACTGGCACTACGCTATCCTTTCCGGTAAAAATGAAGAACTCATCAGGGAAAAGATTGTGAAAGTCGGAGAAAAGATGGTGTCAGAGCTGCTTTGCCTTAGTGAAAAGGAGATGAGAAGCGCCTCGCTGGCAGAGAGATTCAATGCCGTTAAAGCGGAGACGGTTGTTGAAATTCTTAATGAATTTTGCACTAAGGCATCGGAAAAAAAAGGCCCTTACGTTGAAATAATGAATAACTGTATCGATATGGAGAAAATGAGAGAGGTATTGGGCCTTGAAAAAATGAGCAATATATATGTTGCTGCCAAAACCCTGGGCTATGACAATGTAGTGAGACTGCTGATGAATCCGCCGCCAAAAGGAAAAAAATACAGCGAATTTGATTTCGTCGAAGGGCAGGTAACCCATGATATTACGTTGGGAGAAAAAAGGAGTCTTGCCAAGGGAATCGACAAGGATACGCTGGACCGCATCATCTACGATGAAGATCCCATTGTCATAAAAAACCTGCTTTCAAATCCAAGAATTACGGAACGGGACGTTCTGAAAATAGCCTCGAAAAGGCCCATTAAACCGGAAATACTGAAGGTGATTTTTGAATCGAAAAAGTGGCTCTCACGATATGTGGTAAAAAGGGCCCTTCTTTTAAATCCTTTTACTCCCACGGGAATTGCGCTGGGCCTTGTAAACTTCATGCATTATAAGGATCTCAAGCTCATCGGCTCCAGCAAATACCTGCACCATGAACTGCAGGATTCCGCCAGAGACCTGCTTGAAAAAAACTACTAAAAAAGGGACTGTCAGGCTTCTTCTTTTTTCTCTTCCGTCTCTTTTTTAGCGTCCTGAACCTCTTCTTTTTTCTCAGGCGTTACATCGATAGCGTCATCGCCCGAAGTCGCCTTCTTGAAACTTTTGATTCCCCGTCCCAGACCTTCTCCGATTTCAGGAAGCTTTCCTGCGCCGAAGATAATGAGAATAATCACCAGGATGATGATCAGTTCAGGCATCCCTATACCAAACATGTGTTCCTCCTTAATGAATGCATAGGTGGTATTTTCCTTTATTTACCATAGCATGTCAATGAAAAAGCCTTCATTAAAAGGCCACAAAATCGAGTAAAATGCAGGAGGGAGAACCGTAATCACCACCAATATTTGTAAACTCTACGCCTCCCCTGACCAGTGGCCCGACGGCAAAATGCGTATGCCCTGAAAAAGCCTTTATTTTTTTACTTGCATCCCTGTATTTAAAAATCTTCTCCCCTAATAATGCCGTGCCTGAAAAAGCATTGAGAAAGTTTGACTTTTCATTCTTCTTTTCCTGGTGGCCGTTCATTTCAACAATGGGCACCGTGTGTGTTGCAACAAGAATGTTCTCACACCTTTCAAGGGCCTCTTTATATCGTTCTTCAAAAGCCTGGCAAATTATCTGGCAGGCCTCTTTATCTCCATACTTCCATTGAATATAATTAGCATCATTCCAGACGGGAGAAGAATGACCTGGAGGCGTTTTTGACTCATAGTGAGCATTTTTCACCGCCATGCCGTTAACGGTCAAACCCTTCGTTGCCAGCGAGTAGTCGTAATGGCCCATTGTCCCCACAACGGCCAGATTATCGAGGTAGAGATTTTCCG contains:
- a CDS encoding class I SAM-dependent methyltransferase produces the protein MARKFNPSNKDAVESEERKSFYDLHALLKWFAIGKGMTVADMGCGTGYCTVPLAALVGEEGAVFACDLSEEVLDVLRNKIDRWNIENIIPLRSEENHFPLNNNSLDFILLSLIFHELQSPADFLSEVKRVLKKEGRIGIVDWDRSDNPHKKDPGPPQQERISLENVKKILLENDLGIAREKKLGNWHYAILSGKNEELIREKIVKVGEKMVSELLCLSEKEMRSASLAERFNAVKAETVVEILNEFCTKASEKKGPYVEIMNNCIDMEKMREVLGLEKMSNIYVAAKTLGYDNVVRLLMNPPPKGKKYSEFDFVEGQVTHDITLGEKRSLAKGIDKDTLDRIIYDEDPIVIKNLLSNPRITERDVLKIASKRPIKPEILKVIFESKKWLSRYVVKRALLLNPFTPTGIALGLVNFMHYKDLKLIGSSKYLHHELQDSARDLLEKNY
- a CDS encoding metallophosphoesterase; translated protein: MKIIVTADLHYGISPGHDKRTLEFIRRLSSLLPAEAIVICGDVAETVHLSVRDMGLNHRRLFGEIKKLPLEKIAFCAGSHDIWTTGSDSGSGDSWEIYSNTLKNVANECGVTYLDAENLYLDNLAVVGTMGHYDYSLATKGLTVNGMAVKNAHYESKTPPGHSSPVWNDANYIQWKYGDKEACQIICQAFEERYKEALERCENILVATHTVPIVEMNGHQEKKNEKSNFLNAFSGTALLGEKIFKYRDASKKIKAFSGHTHFAVGPLVRGGVEFTNIGGDYGSPSCILLDFVAF
- a CDS encoding twin-arginine translocase TatA/TatE family subunit, which produces MFGIGMPELIIILVIILIIFGAGKLPEIGEGLGRGIKSFKKATSGDDAIDVTPEKKEEVQDAKKETEEKKEEA
- a CDS encoding sulfite exporter TauE/SafE family protein, with the protein product MPDEIIILSFTAASIAFLHTLLGPDHYLPFVVMAKARRWSIVKTAMITFLCGAGHVAGSVILGLIGISLGLAVDGLIEIESFRGIVAAWLLITFGLIYFVWGLRKAVRKVPHNHFHSHENGIHHSHYHHHHKDHVHAHTQEKSNLTPWVLFTVFILGPCEPLIPLLIYPAAKSSYLGVVWVTFVFGAVTIVTMCAFVLVSSFGIKFLNLGRFEKYSHSMAGASICLSGLAIHFLGL